The genomic region TCAAATTAGAAAATTAATCCAAAAATACTTCATCCATTACTCTAAATCGTTATCATTCGCCAGAGAATGGATTAAAAGATTCATGCCAAAAGTTAAAAAAGTTTAGCGATTAACTATAAATCCTGGTTTTTAATTTTAGTTATTATTTTTAATCTGAATTATTCATACTTTAAAATTATAGGAACATATATATACCATGAAACTATTTAGGTATACCTAACAATAAATTTAGGTATGTCTAAAATTATTGTTTGAGATCTATAATTTAAAAATAACAAACAAAAAGGAGGTGAAAAAATGAGAAGACAAGTGATTTTAATAGTAATGACATTTGTTTTCGCACTGCTTCTTTGCGGAGCAGTCGCAGCAGCGACAACCGAAGGTGATTCTGGAAGCATAAATGTAACACAACAGTCAAATAACTCATCAGTCAATCAAAGTGAAAATGTAGAAGTAAAAGAAGCAAAACCAAAGATGGCGATATTTTTACATGACGCAGATTTAAGATCTGCCGAGGCATTTGATAAAATACCTGTTGCTGACAGACCAGTAAATCTAAGTATATATCGGACACTGAAAGCAGCAGAATATATCAATGAAACATTAGACCTTACAAAATACAGAGTTATCATTGTTCAAACAGGAGGGCACGGAGGAGCACCAACCCAGCAATTAAATGCAATGCTTCCATTACTTAGATCTGCACGCGACGCTGGTGCGGAAATTGCAATAATGGGTGTTGGGCACAACATAAGCACAATAAATCTTACACAACATCCTTTTATATCTGGATACTTCCAGAATCTGGTACATTTTGGAACTATCCCCAACAGCATAAACGCCCACAATTTGCTAAACTACACTTATTCAAAGTTCATGAATGGAACAGCCAATATCCATCCTCCTGCACATCTGCCAACACCAGGGATTTATCATCCTAATGCACCGGGCTTTTTTTTCAATAACACTGCAGATTATATTTCATGGGCTAAAAATCGGACGGACAACCGGTTCGACGCAACTAAACCAACTGTTGGTATTCTTGCATGTCCACAATTTACAAGTGGATATGTAATGGATGAATTTGTCCGCAAAATTGAGGAACACGGTGCAAATGTAATGATAGTTTATCCTGTTCGTGGCACGATAACTGATGTAAGCATAAGAAATCCAGAAATTCCGCTCTTTTACATGGACAGTAAGCCTCTAGTTGACGTGGTTATATCTTTCCACAACGTCGTTAAGACCATCCCAGATGAAATGAGGGTAGATCAATTTAAAGAGCTTAATGTATCCGTTCTTGGTGGAATTTCACTAGGAGGTATGTTTGGAAGGATGACTCCTGAAGAATGGAAGAACTCCACAAGAGGTGTTGATCTGGCGCATGTTGGGTTTATTTTTACACCGAAAGAACTGATTGGTGTTGCTGCCCCTACGGTGATTGCTGGTATTCACATAGACGAATCTGGAGCAAGGATTGATGTGCCTATACCAGAACAGATTACAAGACTTGTTGGTCGTGCAATAAATCATGCCCTGCTGAAGCACAAAGAAAATAAAGATAAAAATATTGCTATTATACACTTTGAATATGCTGCAGCTGGACTTAATATCCACAAAAGTTTAGAACAGTTACTCAGTGCAATGTACAGTGAAAAATACACTGTTAATCCAATGAACGAGAGTGAAATTACAAATGCAATGATAGCACACGGCCGTAATATCGGTATGTGGGCTCAATCTACTTTGGAGATGATGGTACAGAATCATAGAGATAAGCTTGTTCTGATCCCAATTTCTGAATATGAAAAATGGTTTAAAGATATTATACCTGAACATAGACAGAAAGAGGTGCTTGCATTCTGGGGAGAACCTGCAAATGGTTCTATGGTAGTAAAGCATGAGGGAAAACCATATTTTGTTATCCCTATGGTTAGAACAGGTAATATTATGATAATGCCACAACCATCCAGAAGCGGAGGAACTGTTGATGAAAGAGTTGTATACCATGATGCGAAAATGCCACCACATCACCAGTACATTGCGTTTTATCTCTGGCTGCAACGACAGAACATCGATGCAATTATCCACTTCGGTACACATGGAACACAGGAATGGTTGCCAGGTAAAGAAAGAGGGCTATCAGTAGATTGCTGGCCATCTCTTATGAGTGGTGAAATTCCTATAATTTACCCTTACATCGTCGATAATGTTGGAGAAGCAACCATAGCAAAGCGCCGTGGCGATGCTGTAATCATCAGTCACATGACACCACAACTGGTAGCAGCAGGCTTGCATGGAGATTTGAGAATTCTTCACGATATGATCCATCATTACAAAGAAATTCCAGATCCTGTTGTGCAGGATGGAGAACGGCGGCAGGTCATTAAAAAAGCGATCGATATGAACATTGATAAAGAGATGGGAATGCCGGGCTTTGAAGGGATTCCGTGGGATTTAAATCTTACTGATATGATCCACAAACACATTCATATGATCGAAAGTCAGGTGATACCTGTAGGGCTGCATATTCTCGGAGAAATTCCTAATAAGGCACTTATGAAAGAGACAGTGCTTAAGATGCTCGGTCCAGTATTTATCAAAGAGATCATAACGGTTGGTAACATAACAGGAGTTTATGAATGCAAAGTAGAAGAAGATGCAAGAGCCAGAGCAAAAGATATGTTGGATATGGCACTCCTCAATAAGACATCACTTATAGACATTCAGCGACAGATACTGAACAATAATTCATCAGATAAACTCACGAAGGATTTAGAAAAAGGAATATTATATTTTAAGAACTTCTTGCTTGTAGATAGTGAAATTAAATCTATTATAAGCGCTCTTTCAGGCGGGTTCATTCCTCCAAGTTCTGGAGGAGATCCGATTCGTAATCCTGAAAGTCTGCCTACTGGACGTAATCTTTACTCCTTCGATCCAAGAGAAATACCTACAAAAACTTCATGGGAAATTGGAAGAAATACTCTGCACGCATTTCTGGAAGAATATAATGCAACACATGGAAAGTATCCAGACAAGATAGCATTTATTCTATTTGCAGGTGAGACGATGCGCCATCGTGGTGTTGCAGAAGCACAGATTCTTTATGCACTCGGTGTTGAACCAGTATGGGACAGTAGCAATCGTGTGCGTACAGATATAAGAGTATCTAATGGTTTACGACTTATCCCTGATGATAAGCTTGGTCGTCCACGAATTGATGTTGTTGTCACTATAACCTGCCTTTATCGAGACACATTTTCATGCCGTGTTAATCTTATCGATGCGGCGGTGCGGCTTGTTGCCAATCATACAGAAAATGGACAAATAAATCATATACGGCGCAATTATCTTGAACTTAGAGATAAGTTAATGAAAGATGGTGTTTCGGATGAAAATGCAAACAGATTGGCATCAGCCCGTATATTTGGACCAGCATCTGGTGCTTATGGTCTCGGACTTGGAAATGCAGTTGCAGACAGTGGAACATGGGGTGAAAGAAGTGAATTAGCAAGTTTCTACCTCAATCGAATGGGTAATATCTATTCTGCAAATATGTGGGGAGAACATAATCGATCTGTCTTTGAACAGATCTTACGCAAGACAGATGTAGCTATTTTCAGCAGATCATCTAACAACTGGGGATTACTGACAACAGATCATCCATTTGAGTTCCTGGGCGGTCTAAGCATGGCGATTGAACATCTTGATGGAAGAAAACCACAATTGATGATCACTGATCTACGCAATCCATATGGAGATACCAAAATCATTTCATTAGATAGGATGCTTCGAACAGAGCTTCGAGCCCGACCTTATAATCCAAGGTGGATTAAGGGATTGATGGAGCATGGTTTCAGTGGAGCCAGAGAGATGTCAGATGTGATCACCAATCTATGGGGATGGCAGGTTACCACACCACATATTATCACAGATGATATGTGGAATGAGATGTTTGCTACTCTAATTCAGGACAAATACAATCTTGGCATGAATCAATTCTTTGACGCGAACAACCCGTGGGCACAACAATTAATAATGGTGCGGATGCTTGAAACAGTGGAAAGAGGCTGGTGGAATGCTGATTCTGCTATCATTCAAGAACTTACAAGGCAATATATGGAATCTGTTGCAAAGCATGGTTCAGGTTGTTCTGCTGCTCAGTGTGCTAATAAGCGATTCGATGAATTCATTGCCAGACACAGATTTAAAAATGTAACTGGTTCTCCAGCAACATTTGAACCAGGACAGCAATTACCAGCAACCTCAAATACACCCGGACAACCAGGAGTTACACCAGGAGCTTCACCAGGACAGTCAGGAGCTACAGCAACTGAGGTAGAAGCAGCAACTGCACAGGAACCATCAGCAGGAGAAACAGGTGAAAAGGGACAAAAGGCTTATGAGGTAGATAAAACTGATCCTGGCGCTTCTGGCATTCCTGACAAAACACTTACTTACGTTGCGACTGGATTAATTGGCATACTGCTGCTTCTTGGTGCAGGGTTCTTTAGAGAAAGTATCCTAAGCTTCTTAGGACTGTCCAGAAAATAAAAATTTCTTTCCCCCATTTTTATTTTTTTAAATAGAGCTTTAATTGGTATTTAAATTTATAATTTGATTCATTCAAATTAAAGTAATAAAAATAGGACTTAATACAGCTTAAAAGTAATAATTATTGGCTTAGTATTACAGATAAGCCTAAATAAAACCAGAAAGTAATAATAAACATTAAATAGAAAGTATTATATATGCTAAAAATGTAAAAATTGGACTGATTACTATGTTAGAATTATTATGGCAACTGGGAATATTATCAGCAGCCCTGGTGTTTGGTGTTAAAATAGGACTTGCAGCAGGATTCGCCGGTCTTTCAAAGAAGGCTACAGCAGCAATAGCAGCAGGATATGGTGCAGGAATATATATTTTGACATTTTTAATTTCAGGATACACCGATCTGGTATATAAAGTTATGTATGATTATAATTTTGCTATATTCACAGCTATGGCGCTTGTTATCATATATGCGGGTTTCCACACCATCAGAGAATGGAAGGTGCACCGTAAAAATCATGCTAAAGCATCGTGTGCTGCTATGATTGCACCCTGCCCCTGCTGTTTTGGAGCGGTTTTAGCAGCAATAGTGCTTGCATCCCCATTTATTGGAGTTTCAACAGCATTTGTTGGGCAATATGTGGCTGTTTTTTTAAGTATAACTGTACTGGCTTTTTATTTTGCATCTGGTGCAGTGGTTAGAATTACAAAGCAGCCTTACCCTATTTTACTTGGTAATTTCATGCTTTTTGTTGGATTTTACTTTTTAGCGTCTGCTATAGTTATTCCCAATATAAGTAAGGTTCTTCAATCCCCTATGAACCCAATGGATGTACCATCCACTGAAACACTGATCTATGCATCAGTATTTGTGCTTGTACTGATGTTTGCAGGATTTTATATAACAAAAAAGAAGAGTGATTTAATACAAAAATGAGGTGATATATGATGGTGGTAGTTCCTGGAAGTGATATGTTAGCAGCGGCTTTGCATGTGATATCGCAGAGCCTTCTTATACCGGTTATTGTGGGGCTTTTAGCCTTCATGGTTTATGCAATAATCAATTTTGGAGGTTTAATCTCAGAATATTCCGGTAGAATCAATTTTGATGCGGGAAAAGTGGAAAAACTTATAAAAGAAATTTCAAATCCGGGCACCCCAGAAAATATAATGGAAGTAGTGGAAAAGAGTGGTTTACCCCAAAACCACAAAGAAATACTCATAAAAATTGCCGGATCCAGCAATATAGGTTCTAAATCCAGAGAAGCTCTGGCAAGAAAATTAATAGAAAACGAAGAGCTTAAAATAGCTAAAAGTCTTGAAAAAACAGATATGGTCACAAGACTTGGACCCACACTGGGACTAATGGGCACACTGATACCTATGGGGCCAGGATTAGCAGCTCTTGGTGCTGGAAACATCGCCGGCCTGGCACAGGCCATAATAATTGCATTCGACACCACAGTAGTTGGACTTGCTGCAGGTGGTATTGCTTTTGTGATTTCCAAGGTCAGAAAACGCTGGTATGAGGACAACCTCACCACCCTGGAAACACTATCAGAATCAGTTCTGGAGGTTTTAGATGCTTCGAAGACAAAAACGCCGATTACTCAATAGAGAAGATGAAGACCCCATGGCAGGCTCAGCCAACCTCGTAGACGCCATGCTTGTACTGTCTGTAGGATTTTTAATATTTCTGGTTGTATCCTGGAATATGCAGAGTGTGATGTTCAGTGACGCATCACCAGAAGAGAAAAAACAGACCATGGAAGCCATGCAGAAAGCAGCTGAAATACAGCAGGGAAAAGAATTAAACAACACACCCCAAATTCAATCAGGCGAAGGAGAAGGGTTTGTTGAAATGGGAAGAGTGTACAAAGACCCTAAAACAGGTAAACTAATCATGATAGAAGGATAATTCCTTTTTTAAGCCCTTTAAATTATTATTTTTTAAAATTATAATATCAAATAGAAACATTTATATATATACTGAAATCATATTTCAGTTCAGTTGATTTGATCTTTAAGTTCTACAATATTTCAACGTGATTTTCTATGGATAAAAATATCAAATTACTGATACTTGGTGTAGCTGGGCTTTTTGCCCTGTTTATACTTTTAGTAGGTGTAGGTTTAATGATGGGTCCTATTGGTCCCATATTTGGAGGAACAGTTGCAGTCATACCTATCCAGGGTGAAATAGGTTATGCATCTTCAGATATACTTGGTGGAAGTATTACCAGTCCAGATACAATAAAAGATCAGATTAAAGATGCTGAAGAAGACCCCACCATAAATGCAATCCTTCTGGATATAAATAGTCCGGGAGGAACACCAGTTGCAAGTACAGAAATCATGGAAGCTGTTAAAAATTGTAGCAAGCCCGTTGTAGCATGGATAAGTGATACAGGAGCATCAGGTGCCTATCTTGTAGCATCAGGAGCAGATAAGGTTGTTGCAAGTAGATCATCATGGGTTGGAAGCATAGGCGTTATAATAACCCTAACAGATCTCTCTGATCTTTATAAAGCCATTGGAGTTGATATATACTCCATTAAAGCAGGTAGATTTAAGGACATGGGTGCTAATTACAGAGATTTAACCGGTGAAGAAAAGCAAATGCTCCAGGATATGATCAATGAAGAACATAATAATTTCATTTCCATTATTGCAGAAAACAGAAAATTAGACATTAACCACGTGAGAAGTTTAGCTGAAGGACAGGTATTCACAGGCGCACAGGCAAAGGAACTTAAATTAATTGACGAAACCGGTGGAAAGGATCAGGCTCTGGATATTGCAGCAGAGCTTGGAGGAATTGGAATTGGGGAGCAATACGAGGTTGTAACCATGACCCGGCCGCAGACAATTGAAGATATTTTAAGTGGTTTATCATCTAAAATTGGTTACTCTGTGGGCAGGGGAATTGGGAGTATAATTAAAAATGATAATCTTCAAAATTTATTTTATTAAAAAGTGACAATTAAATTTAAATCAAATAAAATCAAATAAGTAAGTTATACTTAAAAAAATATAGAATTTTAAAATAATTGAATTAACCCGAATACCTGGAGGTTAAGTTATGGTTGTTAAAGTTGAAGTATTTACATCTCCTTCATGCCCATACTGCCCTATGGCTATTGACGTTGTAGATGCGGTAAAAAAAGAAATGCAGGACGATATTGAAGTTGAAAAAATTGATATCATGAAAAACCGGGAAAAAGCAGTTGAATACGGCTTAATGGCAGTTCCTGCCGTTGCTATTAACGGCGTTATTAAATTTGTTGGTGCTCCTTTAAAGGAAGAACTGGAAAAAGCAATTAAAGAAGAAATTGTTCGATGAAAAAAATGGAAGTTCACAGTGAATCTTTTCTTGGAGGGTCAAAAAACTATAATCTGGGGAAATTAACTGAAAAAAAACAAAATCCTCCTTATGGGATTACTACAGGAAGCGGTGCAGCAGCTGCGGCTCTTGCTGCATTTTTATCCCTGAAAAATAAGAAGATACCTGCTGTAACTGTTGATTCTCCTTTTGGAAAACTTGATATTGATGTTTACTGTTTTAAAAAATTAAATTCTAATTCTGGAAGGGCATGCATAATCAAAATGCCCTATAACGACCCTGATGTTACCAAGAACCTTAAAATATGTGCTGATGTCAGGATCAATGATTTTAACAAAATAACAGTGAAAGGCGGTAAAGGGGTGGGTGTTGTAACAAAGCCTGGCCTTCAGGTTCCTGTTGGTAAACACTCCATAAATCCAGTTCCTATGCAGATGATAAAATCTAACCTCCAAAAAGTTCTCCCTGATGGAAAAGGGGCTGAAGTAACTATTTTTGTGCCCCGTGGAGAAGAAATTGCAAAAAAAACTATGAACTCCCGTCTTGGAATTACAGGAGGAATTTCAATACTTGGAACAACAGGTATTGCTCGCCCCATGTCTTCTAATGCTTATAAAAAGTCCTTAGCATGCCAGATTGATGTTGCAGTTGCTGAAGAATTCAAAGATCTGATTTTTGTCCCGGGAAATATTGGAGAACGAATTGCAAAGGAAATTTTAGATGTTAATGAAGACCAGATAGTCCAGATGGGAAACTTTGTGGGTTTTATGCTTGATAAAGCCCAAAAGAAGGGAGTTTGTAAAATTACATTGCTGGGACACGCTGGAAAAATCGTTAAAATTGCGGCTGGAATATTTAACACCAAAAACAGTGTTGCAGATGGAAGACGTGAAATAATAGCGGCTTACTGCGGACTTTCAGGTGCTGACAGACAATTAATAGATCAAATTTTTAGATCAAAAACCACTGAGGATATGATAGATATTTTAGATAGAGAAAACATGACTCTGGACGTTTTTAGTAGGATAGGAGAAGCTGTTAAAGAAAAATGTCAGGAAAGAGTGGAAATAGATTTTGATGTTATTATTGTTAGAATGGATGGTAGGATCCTTAACAAGCCCTGAAATCCTATTAATTAAACATAAATTCATAACTGCTTCTTTTAATTAATGATATGCATTTAAACTGATCTAATTACATTTAAAATCATCTGTATTTAATAGATTGGAGCTGAAAATCATGGAAAAATCATTCACCCACCTTTCAAAAAAAGGTGTTCACATGGTAGAAGTATCAGATAAACCAGTTGTAAAAAGAACTGCTATAGCAAAGGGTAAAATAGATCTGCAAAAAGAAACCATCAGGCTCATTGAAAATGAGGAAATAAAGAAGGGTAATGTGCTTACAACAGCCCAAATTGCAGCTATAAGTGCTGTAAAGTCAACACATCATCTTATTCCCTTGTGCCACTCCCTTAAAATTACAGGGGTTGATGTGGGGTTTAATGTAAATAGTGAAGATATTGAAGTTGAAATCAGTGTTACGTCCCTTGGAAAAACCGGCGTTGAAATGGAAGCACTTACAGGAGCAAGTGTAGCACTTTTAACCATCTGGGACATGGTAAAAAGTGTCGAAAAAGATGAAAACGGCCAATATCCTTCAACTAAAATTTCTGACATTGTTGTTGTTAAAAAAGAGAAAAAATAATTGACTTATCTTTTATTTTTAACTTTTTACTGCTCCACCAATAGCGCCACCAATTCCCATCAGGATCAAAGACTGGATGATGGATATAACAACAAGTATTATTCCGGCTGCAAGTCCTGCTAAAAACCCTGCAATACCTGCAAACAATGCTCCACCAATTACGATCAGCACAGCAAGCACTATTCCTCCAAAAGCACCGGCTACGGCTGCATTCCAGGCACCATTCAAGACTCCGCCGCCGACCATTAAACCAACAATCAAGCCTGCTACAAACAATCCAAAATAAAAGCCTATCGCACCTGCAAAGCCAAATAATGCAGGCAATATAATGGATAAAATAAACCCAATTACTACTGCTCCCCAGTTTACCATTTAAATACCTCCTTTAGATAAATTATTATTATGTTCTTACTTTTTAATATATTTTTCTTTTTAATCCTGAAAATCCCTTTAAAATAAAGGTAATTGCCTGTTAGAAACATGCTGGAATTACTGGAATGATTTCAGGTTTTATCTTTCTAATTTTAACTTATTACCTGTATAATTTGTTCTACATTTAAGAATTTTTGTTATATACAACTTTGTGATTAAAAACTCACAGAATAATATAAAAAGTATTGGAAACTACTAAAACTATGGAAACACTAAATCCAGAAATCAAAGATATAATCGCTGATTGCTATCCTCAAATCAAAGAGCTTAACCCTGCTCAAAAAGCAGTTGTAGATTCAGGATTACTTGAAAATAACTCTAATTACATAATAGCTATTCCAACTGCAAGTGGAAAAACACTTCTTGGATTAATTACAGCATTAAATACGATTTTAAAGGGAGGTAAAGTGGTATATGCTGCTCCCTTAATATCAATTCAGAATGAAAAGCTTGCAGAATTTAAAAAGTTTGAAAAATTTGATATCAAAGTAGGAAAGCATCCAGGTTCCGCGGATTTATCAGTAATGGTCTTTGAATCATTTGATGCAATAACAAGATTTTCATGGAACACTCTTCGTGAAATTGATCTTCTAATTATTGATGAATTTCACATGATTGGTGAATATTCTCGAGGTCCGACAATTGAATGTGCGATAAGTCGATCAAAAATAATAAACCCTTCTCTTAGAATTATTGCACTTTCAGCAACGCTCAAGAATATGCAGGAGCTTTCAAGCTGGTTAAATGCAGAAGTTGTGGAGCATGATTACAGACCAGTTCCCCTCTATAAAGATATACTCATAACTGAAGAATATGGATTAAAAAACAAGAATGACATCGTTTTACGTGTTTTGAATGAATCCATTGAAGATTCATCCCAGATCCTTGTTTTTGTATCTACCCGCAGGTTTACAGAGTCTCTTGCAAATTATATCTCTGGAAAAATCAAGAAAAAGATTCCAAAAGATAAAAAACTGGCTTTTAGAGCTGTAGCTGAAAAAATACTGGATGTTCCAAGAAAAAAAGGATCACAGCCAACTTCTATTTGTTTAAAACTTGCAGAATACGCCCAAAATGGTGTAGCATTCCACCATGCAGGCCTTTTTGATAAGCAACGCCAGATAATTGAAGAAGAGTTCCGTGCAGGTAACCTTTTAATGATAACTGCCACTCCAAGCCTCATGTATGGAGTAAATCTTCCATCTAAAAACGTTATAATAAGAGATTACACTCGCTGGACATCACAGGGACCTCAAAGTATTCCTGTGTTTGATTATGAGCAAATGTCAGGTCGTGCAGGTCGGCCGGGCTATGATACTGAAGGATATTCTTATTTAATTGCTAAAACGTTAGATGAAGCTTATAATTTAAAAGATCATTATATTCATGGAGAAATAGAATTAACAAACTCCAAACTGATAGAGAATAAAGATGCTGTTTACAGGCAGATAATAGCTCAAATTGCATCTTCACTTGCTAAAAACCCACATGATATCATTGAATTTTTTGGTAAAACATTTTATGGTTTCCAGATGAATACCAACGATTTTTTTGGCACTCTTTCAGTTGATACCATGGAATACGAGATAAATAACGCCCTTGAATTCCTTGTTCACAATGGAATTATTCAACTAACTCCAGAAGGGCTTAAAGCCACAGATTTGGGTAATTTAATTGCAAGAAGCAACTATTCTGTAGAAACAGCAGTTAGACTTAAAGAATATGCAAAAAGAGGAGATATTGATATATATCAACTTATTTATGATATTTCAAGGACTCCGGACATGCCTAAAATTTCATTTAAAAGCCGTAAGAGCAAAGAACCTGTAATGGATAAATTAAACGGCTCTGGAATCTTTGCATGCGATATTGGCAATGATGAAGCCACAGCAGCAGCTCTTTTAGAATGGATAGATGAGAAAAGTGAATATGAAATTGAGAATGCATTTAATGTGTATGCTGCAACCACAAGAAGGGCGGCTTATGAAGCATCGCGAATGGTAAAATTCTTTAAAGAAATCTGTCATGTTTTAAACAGTTATTCATACTCCAGCGACCTTGATAAGCTATCAGCACGTCTTTACCATGGAGTTCGTGAAGATATCATTCCACTTGTTGTAAGCGTTAAACGACTTGGACGAAAACGTGCGCGCGCACTTGTAGATGCATTTGGAAGTGATTTAAGATATGTTTCAATGGATGAACTTCTTAAAATAGATGGAATAGGGCCTAAAACTGCTGAATCAATTATGAAGAAGTTTGGTAAAGAAGAATTCGTCAAGTTTGAGCCTTAATCAATATTATATAAGAGATTTATATGTTAGGACTAGAAAGTCTTGATTTTTCAAAGAAAATTGAAAAAAATGAACTTTTAATTATCCTAAAGAAAGAAGCCTCAGATATCCCAATAATAGAAATTATGAAGGCCTGTAATTTCTTAAGAGAAGACAGAAAATATTTATGCCCTGTAAAAGAAAATCAGAAAAATAATCCCCGGGCTGTTTGCGGATTTTGCATTGCTGAACAGGATGAGGATATGCTCTAATAATTTTTTGAGGTTTATTATGGCTGAAACTATTGAAGATCTTGACTTTTCAAAGAAAATTTCAAAAAAAGAGCTTCTGGACGTTTTAAAGAAGGAAGCCTCACGAATTCACATGTATGACATAATGATGGCCTCTACATTCATTCAGGAAGATGCAAAGTACATGCAGGCAGGTTACAGAGAAGAATTTGTTGAAAGATTCACCAGAGCATTTATAAATCGTTTTAAAGACATAAAAGAAGACAAAGAGGAATACAGTGGATATGTTGATAATAATAAGCTTAAAGAGTTTATAGATGTACTTGAAAAGCAGATAAAGGAATCCAGTATCAGACAGGAGCTTTATTTTCTTCGTTTAGCAAAAATTGTTTCCATTTATACTACATTTATATTAGAAGCGTCAATCCACCCGGTTGGGACTTCATTTCCAGGAGGATTTAAAGTTAGATTTAAAAATGGAGAATATTTATGTCCTGTAAAGGAAAAACAGTTGAATACTCCTGGCGCTTTGTGCAGATTCTGCGTTTCAAAACAGGATAAAAATGTAATTAGCAAATAATCGGAGACATCAGCAGAATTATATTATTTACCCACTAATA from Methanobacterium sp. harbors:
- the cbiD gene encoding cobalt-precorrin-5B (C(1))-methyltransferase CbiD — encoded protein: MKKMEVHSESFLGGSKNYNLGKLTEKKQNPPYGITTGSGAAAAALAAFLSLKNKKIPAVTVDSPFGKLDIDVYCFKKLNSNSGRACIIKMPYNDPDVTKNLKICADVRINDFNKITVKGGKGVGVVTKPGLQVPVGKHSINPVPMQMIKSNLQKVLPDGKGAEVTIFVPRGEEIAKKTMNSRLGITGGISILGTTGIARPMSSNAYKKSLACQIDVAVAEEFKDLIFVPGNIGERIAKEILDVNEDQIVQMGNFVGFMLDKAQKKGVCKITLLGHAGKIVKIAAGIFNTKNSVADGRREIIAAYCGLSGADRQLIDQIFRSKTTEDMIDILDRENMTLDVFSRIGEAVKEKCQERVEIDFDVIIVRMDGRILNKP
- the moaC gene encoding cyclic pyranopterin monophosphate synthase MoaC — translated: MEKSFTHLSKKGVHMVEVSDKPVVKRTAIAKGKIDLQKETIRLIENEEIKKGNVLTTAQIAAISAVKSTHHLIPLCHSLKITGVDVGFNVNSEDIEVEISVTSLGKTGVEMEALTGASVALLTIWDMVKSVEKDENGQYPSTKISDIVVVKKEKK
- a CDS encoding DUF5518 domain-containing protein encodes the protein MVNWGAVVIGFILSIILPALFGFAGAIGFYFGLFVAGLIVGLMVGGGVLNGAWNAAVAGAFGGIVLAVLIVIGGALFAGIAGFLAGLAAGIILVVISIIQSLILMGIGGAIGGAVKS
- a CDS encoding DEAD/DEAH box helicase, which codes for METLNPEIKDIIADCYPQIKELNPAQKAVVDSGLLENNSNYIIAIPTASGKTLLGLITALNTILKGGKVVYAAPLISIQNEKLAEFKKFEKFDIKVGKHPGSADLSVMVFESFDAITRFSWNTLREIDLLIIDEFHMIGEYSRGPTIECAISRSKIINPSLRIIALSATLKNMQELSSWLNAEVVEHDYRPVPLYKDILITEEYGLKNKNDIVLRVLNESIEDSSQILVFVSTRRFTESLANYISGKIKKKIPKDKKLAFRAVAEKILDVPRKKGSQPTSICLKLAEYAQNGVAFHHAGLFDKQRQIIEEEFRAGNLLMITATPSLMYGVNLPSKNVIIRDYTRWTSQGPQSIPVFDYEQMSGRAGRPGYDTEGYSYLIAKTLDEAYNLKDHYIHGEIELTNSKLIENKDAVYRQIIAQIASSLAKNPHDIIEFFGKTFYGFQMNTNDFFGTLSVDTMEYEINNALEFLVHNGIIQLTPEGLKATDLGNLIARSNYSVETAVRLKEYAKRGDIDIYQLIYDISRTPDMPKISFKSRKSKEPVMDKLNGSGIFACDIGNDEATAAALLEWIDEKSEYEIENAFNVYAATTRRAAYEASRMVKFFKEICHVLNSYSYSSDLDKLSARLYHGVREDIIPLVVSVKRLGRKRARALVDAFGSDLRYVSMDELLKIDGIGPKTAESIMKKFGKEEFVKFEP
- a CDS encoding DUF2115 family protein, with the protein product MLGLESLDFSKKIEKNELLIILKKEASDIPIIEIMKACNFLREDRKYLCPVKENQKNNPRAVCGFCIAEQDEDML
- a CDS encoding DUF2115 domain-containing protein; its protein translation is MAETIEDLDFSKKISKKELLDVLKKEASRIHMYDIMMASTFIQEDAKYMQAGYREEFVERFTRAFINRFKDIKEDKEEYSGYVDNNKLKEFIDVLEKQIKESSIRQELYFLRLAKIVSIYTTFILEASIHPVGTSFPGGFKVRFKNGEYLCPVKEKQLNTPGALCRFCVSKQDKNVISK